A stretch of DNA from bacterium:
TCAGGTTCTAGAGGGTGCCCGCTTCGGTCGGGTCAGCGCCCTCCTCGGTGGCTGGCTCCTGCCAGCGGCGGGTGAGCCAGCCCAGGCGGTGGGCGACGTACAGGCCGATCATGGCCAGGGCAATTCCCACGAAGCCGTCGATCACCCAGTGGTTGCCGGTGAGCACCACGGCGACCGACATCAGCAGGGGGGAGGCCACCGCGAAGATGCGAACCGGGATCGACTTCACAGTGCGGAACAGGATCACGCAGGCCAGCACGTTCCATCCCACGTGGAAGCTGGGCAGCGCGGCGTACTTGTTCACCACTGACGGGGGCTGGAGGTACTTGTAGGAGGTGGACAGCTCGGTGACCGTGTCGGTGAAGCCGTCGAAGAACCGGGGAGGGGCCACCGGGAAGAAGGCGAAGAACACCAGGCCCAGAGCGCCGGAGACGATCATGGCGTTGCGCATCAGCGTGTAGCGGCTCCGGTTGTAGTGGTACAGCAGCAGCAAAGCGCCGATGATCACCGGCCAGTGCAGCCAGATGTACACCCAGTTGAAGAAGGTGACCAGCCAGTGGTAGTCGAGCACGGCGGACTGAGACCAAGCTTCCAAGTCCAACCCCAGAGTGGACTCGAATGTCAGCAGGTCGTAGGCGTTCTTGAATGCGGCAACCTCAGCCCCTTTGGTGGCCATTCGCACACCGAAGTAGATGAGCGCGGCCACCGTCACTATCAGCACTTGTCCGGGGAAATTGCGCCAGCTGCGCGCGTTGCCGTCGATTTCCGGCGCAACGATGAGCTTGAGCTGACGAACCATGGGTAATCAATGCTACCGATTCGTTACCGAAAATTTCCACTGGTTCAATATGCGGCCCTGATCGGCCCTAGTGGTGTTTTGAATGCATCCAGATGTGCTCAGATATCGCCCAGCCAGGCCGGTGCCCGGTCCAACAGGAATTCGCTGATCTCAGCCACCTTGGGTATCACGCCGCCGAGGCATTCGTTGCCGGTGAACATGCCGCTGATCGACACCTCCACCCGAGCCGAGATGGTGATGCTCCTCTCCGGAGCGTCGGTGACCGCGGCGTAGGCGTCAATAGCCGAAACGTCCAGGGGCAGCTCCATGCCGCCGATCCCGGCCAGTTCGGTGGCCAACAGCAGCAGATCGGGTCCATCGGATAGCGGCGGAAGGCTCCAAGACACCACCAGGGGCAGTTTGAAGTCGTCTGAGGGATCCACCCCTTCGGGCAGCTCCATCAGATGGTCCTCGAAGCTCAGCATCACTCTGGGATCCACCTCTAGGGTGATGTGCACATCCAGTGGGCCGCCACAGGCAACTGCGGGGTGCAGGTCCACTTCCCACGCCTGGCGCATGGAGTAGGTCTCCACGAAATGGCGATCATCGTGGACATGGAAGCCGTGGTCAGCGGCATGGTCCTTGAGATCGGCGACGAAGGTTGCGATATCGACGACAGCCAAGAACCTCACACTGCCACGAAATCAACCGTCCTGGCTACCCGTTAGCGGTTAGCTTCATCTGGTGGACAGCGACCGGATACTGGCGGTTTTCGACCAGGCTGCGACCCGAGTAGCCGAGGTGGTCGACCGCATCGACGGGTGGCATCTGACTGGTGACCGGGAAGGCCAGTACAGCTTCGACGTGGCCGCCGATGAAGCAGCCCGAGAGGTGTTGGCCGAGGCTGGCTTCGGGGTCTACAGCGAGGAATCGGGATCCCACGACCCCAACCGGGAGATCCAGGTGGTGCTCGATCCGGTGGATGGCTCGACCAACGCGGCTCGAGGCCTGCCGTGGTACTCCACCAGCTTTTGCGCGTTGGACTCCGATGGGATGGCAGCCGCGCTCGTGCTCAATCTGGTGAACAAAAAGGCCTACCGCGCCGTCCGAGGCCGAGGAGCCACTGTGGACGGATGTCCGCTGGTCCCGCCGACCGAAAGTGACTCCCGTCGAGGGTCAGGGCCATCGGGAGAGCAATCTCTGGCCGCGGCGACGGTGGGCCTGACCTACATTCCCCCCCGGCATTTGGGCTGGAGGCAATACCGGGTGCTGGGGTCGATTGCCCTGGACATGTGCGCGGTGGCCGAGGGGGTCCTCGACGCCTACATCGACTGCACCAATGAGGGCCATTCCACCTGGGATTACCTGGGCGCGGCGTTGGTGTGCGCCGAAGCCGGGGTGGCCATGGGCGAGGCTTGGGAACGGCCCCTCCTGCCCGACGATCTGGCCGATCGGCGCTACCCGGTAGTGGCCGCCACCTCGCCCCTGCTGGCCGAGGCTCTAGCCCAGCGCCGCACCTTCGGTGCCGACGATCCGTCCGCTATCGGTGCGGGAGGGGCCGCAGGGCACCGCTAATCTGACCATCGCACCGGGCGCGTAGCTCAGATGGCAAGAGCGCTTCCCTTACAAGGAAGAGGCCGGGGGTTCAAGTCCCTCCGCGCCCACCCAAGCCTACGTGTGCGGATTCTCACTTGTGGATGGCGAGCAAGTGGCGCGATGGGTAAGACTGGCACCCGTTATACCGTCGGCCGCCAAATCAGAGCGCGACGGTCCTTTGAAGGGGGAAACGTGAAGCACTTCCGCTGGCTCATCTTTCTGTTGGCTGTTTTCGCTCTTGTCGCCGCGGCGTGCGGTGGCAACGACGACGATGATTCGGGCGCTGCCGCCCCGGTCGAAGCCCCTGATGATGAGATGGATGAGTCCATGGACGATGACATGGACGATGAGATGGATGAGTCCATGGACGATGACATGGACGATGAGATGGATGAGTCCATGGACGAAGACATGGACGATGAGATGGATGAGTCCATGGACGATGACATGGACGACGACATGGATGACGATGAGGCCGAGCCGGTAGCCACTGAGGAGCCGGAAGTTGATCCCTGTGCCAACGTGGCCCTCGAGGCTACCGATATCGGACTCACATCCGACACCATCACCGTGCTGGTCATGGCCGATGTCGGCTCCCCGCTGGCACCCGGCTTGTTCCAGGGCTCCATCGACGGGGTCAAGGCTTGGGCCGACCATGTGAACTCTGAGGGGGGCTTGGCCTGCCGCCAGGTCGAGGTCATAGAGCATGACTCGGCCATCAATCCCACCGAGACCACCAACGGATTCCTAGTGGCTTGCGAAGAGGCTTTCGCTTTGGTGGGCACCACGGCGTTGTTTGCCCTCGACACCACCGATCTCCAGTCCTGCCCCGATGCGGCGGGCAACGACATCGGGGTGCCCGATTTCGCCTACATCACCACTGAGCCGCCTCACCAGTGTTCGGTAGTGACCTTTGCCACCAGCAGGCCCAACAGCGAGTGCCCCTACGCTGGCACGGGTCCCCGAGCCGTGCAGAGCCAGGTGGGCCACGTCCAGTGGCTGCTGGAAAATGTGGAGTCCAACCTAAACGGGGTTTACTTGGTGCCATCCGACCTGCCTTCCACCATCGCCTCGACCATGCCCCAACTCAGATCCTTCCAGGAGCTGGGCATCGTGATTGATGGCGAGCCCGGAGTGAGCGGCTTCACCACCCAGTCGGAGTACGGCGCCTACATCCAGGTCATGCGGGATGCCAACTCCAACTTCGCCTACACCGGATCTGACGACCAGTCCATGATCAAGTGGCGCAGTGAGGCCGAGGCACAAGGCCTGGATGTGGATTCCATTACCTGGATGTGCCAGTTGGCCTGCTACACCCCCAGCTTCCTTGAGGCTGGCGATGTTATTGAGAACACCTACATCTGGCTCTGGTTCTTGCCCTTTGACGAGGTCGAGCACAACCAAGAGCTGGCCGACTTCATGGTGGCTATCGACAACCCCTTCCCGCCAGCATGGGCCGCGGGCTCGTGGGCCGACGGCGTGCTGTTCGAGCAGGTGGTCAACAACATCGTGGCCGAGGGCGGCCCCAACGCCGTCACTCGCCAGGCGGTGTTGGACGGTGCCCGCAGCCTGACATCCTTCGACGTGAACGGCTGGTGGAGCCCGGCGGACTACTCCACCACCGAGAACATCATGCCTTGCTTCATGCTGATGCAGGTGCAGAACAACGAATTCGTCCGGGTACATCCCGCAGCGCCAGGCGAGCTGGACTGCGACGCGGACAATGTGATCGGCCTGACCAAGGATTGGGGAGCGGAGTTCGGCGGCTGACCTGACGCAAAGCGAGCTCTGGCCGGCTCAGGCTGAACTCCCATGATTTTTGGGCTCCGCCGCTCCGTAGTGGCTGCCACGCTGTTGGCGACCCTCGGAGCGGTGGTGCTCGCCGTGCTCACCTGGAAAGGCTCCCAGGTGACCAGCGAATCCTTCCTGGTTACCACCTACATCGGGCTCTTCCTCGGTGCGCTGTGGGCGATGTACGCCACCGGGCTGGTGGTGGTCTACACCACTACCGGGGTGTTCAACTTCGCCCAAGGCGCCATCGGGGTGTTCTCGGCGTTCCTGTACTGGGAGCTCCACGTGAACCGGGGCTGGCATTCCATCCTCGCCCTGTTCGTGGTGGTCTGCTTGTTCGCCCCAGCGCTGGGAGTGACGCTTGATGCGGTGATCATGCGGCGACTCCGCACCGCGTCGCTGGTGGTACAGCTCATGGTCACGGTGGCGATCATGGTGCTGTTGCTGTCGGTGGTTGGCGACATCTGGGAAGCCGATACACCACGACGAGTGCCTTATCTGTTCGGCATCAACAACGGCATCGACTTGGGTCCTTCGCAGCTTCCCTGGCACCGGCTCATCGTGTTCGCGGTGGCGATCGCCATTGCCGTGTCCATGCGTTTCCTGCTGCGCCGCACCCGTATCGGCACGGCCATGCGGGCGGTGGTGGACAACCGGGAACTGGCCGCCCTCAACGGCGCCCGCCCCAACGTGGTGTCGTCCACGTCGTGGGCGCTGGGTTCCATGATGGGGGCGCTGGGAGGCATCCTCATCGCCCCCGAGCTGGGACTCGATCCCGCCACCCTCAACAACGTGGTGATCATCGCATTCGCGGCCGCCGCCTTCGGTGCCCTGCGGAACCTGCCCATGGCCGTGATTGGGGCCATGTTGATCGGGCTGTTGCGGGCCCACACCGGGGCATGGCTCGACTTCGGGCCCGACTTCCGCTTCGCTCACTTGGCTGTCGCTCCGCTGATCTTGCTGTTTGTGGTCGTCGCCTTGCCCCAGGCCCGCCTGGAGGTGGGTCGGTTGGCCCACCATCTCCGGCGTCACGAGCGCTACACCAAATGGTGGGAGGGGCTCTTCGGCTGCGGAGTGGTCATTCTGCTGGCGGTGGTGTTTTCCGGCGGGTGGCTGGACTTCGGCATTTGGGATCCAGGGGCGTGGGGGAGCAGAGAGCTGAACTCGGCCAACGAGGCCATGGCACTGGCCTTGATCGGCCTGTCCCTGGTTCCATTGATCGGCTGGGCCGGGCAGATCAACTTCGCGCCCTTGGCCTTTGCCGGATTCGGCGCGTTCGTCTACCTCAAGCTGGCCGGTGACACTGGCAACGGCTACTGGATTCTGCTGGTGGGCTTGCTGTGCGCCCCCCTGGGAGCGCTTGTCGCCCTGCCGGCTGCTCGATTACGGGGCTTGTACCTGGCCCTCATGACCATGGCTTTCGCCCAGGCCATGTCGCTGATCTTCTTCCCCCACCCGTGGGTCATGCCCATCATCGGTACCGGACGGCAGTTCCCCCATATTGAGCTGTTCGGGGTCACGTTCGACGATCGCCGGGGCTTCTTCTTGCTGATGGTGTGCGTTTTCGCCATCTTTGTGTACGGATTGGTGCTGTTGCGAAGATCCCGATACGGCCGAAGATGGATGGCCATCAACGACTCTCAGGCTGCCTCCGCCACCCTAGGCGTGCCAGTGGTGTGGACCAAGGTGGTGGTATATGCCGTATCCGCCTCCATGGCAGGAATCGCCGGAGTGTTCTGGGCCACGGTGTCGGGCAACGTCGACAGCGTGCAGGGGTTCGACCTGCTCATCGGATTCAACATCGTGCTGTTGGTCGCCGCTGCGGGGGTTTCCATCCCCATGGCCGGCATCTTTCTAATTTTCATCCCGCTGTTCAAAGGGTTCGGGCTGCGACTGGAAGATGCTGGGAACGTCGACTTCCTGGTAACGCTGCTCGACATAATGACCACCTACGGTCCTGGCCTGATGGTGCTGGGCATGGTGTTCAACCCGCGGGGGGCCATCTTCGAGATGGGGCGAGGATTCTCGCCCATTCTGCCGTGGCGCAGCGACGCCCGTGCCGAGATCGCGGCCGAGAATGCCCAAAAGCGGGAGCCGGAGATCGGCGAGTTGGGCCTCGAGCGGCCCTTCACTCCCGAAGAGGTGATCGCCATCGACCGCCGACTGGGGATCTTGGACGAAGTGGTACCGAAGGAGGGCTATGGCACTGCTCGAAGCTGAGCATGTGGTAATGCGCTTTGGCGGCGTGGTGGCCCTTGACGACGCCTCAGTGGACATCGACCCCGGCGAGGTTACCGGCCTCATCGGCCCCAACGGCGCGGGCAAGACCACGCTGTTCAACGTGGTCACCGGTTTGCTGCCCCCCACCGGCGGCAGCGTGAAATTCGACGGCATCGACATCACTCGGGCCACCGTGGCCAAGCGATCGCAGATGGGCATCGCCCGCACCTTCCAGAAGCTGGAGGCGTTCAACACGCTTAGCGCGTTCGACAACGTGCGGGTTGCGGTGGAGCAGAACCACCGCGCCAAGTGGAAGCATCGGCGGGTCAACGACGTGGCCCATGAGATGCTGGGCAAGGTGGGCCTTGACGAAGTAGCCGATGTGACCGTGGGCACCCTTCCCACCGGCAGCGCCCGACTGGTCGAGTTGGCCCGGGCTCTGGCTTGTCGGCCCCGGGTGCTCTTGCTGGACGAACCGTCGTCGGGTTTGAACGAAGAGGAGACATCTTCCATTGGTCAGCTTCTGCTGGAACTGGTGGCCGACAAGGACAACGATCTTGCGGTGTTGCTGGTGGAGCACGACATGAGCTTCGTGATGGGGGTGTGCGCCCGCATCCATGTTCTGGACTTCGGCAAGATCATCGCGGTGGGCACGCCCATTGAGGTGCAGGCCGACTCCGCGGTTCGGGCTGCCTATTTGGGGAGCGACGAATTCCGGGGGGCCTATGTGGGGGTCGACGAATGAGCAACGAGTCGGCAACCCCGCTGTTGGAATTGGTCGGCATCCGGGCCGGCTACGGCACCATCGACGTGCTTCATGGGGTGGACCTGCGGGTCATGCCCGGCCAGGTGTATGCCCTCTTGGGGCCCAACGGCGCTGGCAAGACCACCACTCTGGGGGTGGCCAGCGGCCAGATCCAGCCCCATGCCGGTTCAGTGCTGCTCGACGGCCACGAGGTGAACGGGGTCTCCCCCGATCGATTGGCCCGAGCCGGGGTGTGCCTTATCCCGGAAGGTCGAGGCATTTTTCCCAATCTCACCGTGGCAGAGAACCTGCGGATGAGCACTTACGCTGGTGTGTCCTACAAGGAGGTACAGGAACGGGCATTCGCCCAATTCCCCCGCTTGCAGGAGCGCCGCAACCAGATGGCAGGCACCCTGTCGGGAGGCGAGCAGCAGATGCTGGCCATGTCCCGGGCGCTGTCCACCGATCCGGCCATCTTGATGTTGGACGAACTATCCATGGGGTTGGCGCCCATCATCGTGGAGGAGCTCTACGAGCAGGTGGCCACCCTGGCTGAAGCCGGGCTGTCCATCCTGATCGTGGAGCAGTTTGCCCAAGCGGTTCTTGGTGTGGCCAATGAGGCCGCCATAATGCTCCATGGCAAAATCCTGCGCACGGGCCCGCCCGAAGAGATCGCAGAAGAATTGACCGCCGCCTACCTAGGCATGTCCTGAGGAGACACCATGAGTGATGCAACCGACGCTGCGGGCGACAGCAGCCGCCTCGAAGAGTTCCACCAAGAGGTGACCAAGCTCCGGGCTTCCGGTGGCCGGGCCAACCCCGACCGCTGGGTATTCCGCATCGGGTTGATCTTTACCATTGTCGGGCTGGCCTTCACCTTGGTCTCGTTCGTCATGACCGGCGGGGCTTCGAACGCTGTCAACCACCTCGATCTGATCGTGTCGGCCATATTCGGGCTCAGCCTCACGTTCATCGGCTTGGTGATGATCGCAGTCAGCTCCTTCAAGCGCTTCATGCGCTACTGGCTGGTTCGCCTC
This window harbors:
- a CDS encoding ABC transporter substrate-binding protein, coding for MKHFRWLIFLLAVFALVAAACGGNDDDDSGAAAPVEAPDDEMDESMDDDMDDEMDESMDDDMDDEMDESMDEDMDDEMDESMDDDMDDDMDDDEAEPVATEEPEVDPCANVALEATDIGLTSDTITVLVMADVGSPLAPGLFQGSIDGVKAWADHVNSEGGLACRQVEVIEHDSAINPTETTNGFLVACEEAFALVGTTALFALDTTDLQSCPDAAGNDIGVPDFAYITTEPPHQCSVVTFATSRPNSECPYAGTGPRAVQSQVGHVQWLLENVESNLNGVYLVPSDLPSTIASTMPQLRSFQELGIVIDGEPGVSGFTTQSEYGAYIQVMRDANSNFAYTGSDDQSMIKWRSEAEAQGLDVDSITWMCQLACYTPSFLEAGDVIENTYIWLWFLPFDEVEHNQELADFMVAIDNPFPPAWAAGSWADGVLFEQVVNNIVAEGGPNAVTRQAVLDGARSLTSFDVNGWWSPADYSTTENIMPCFMLMQVQNNEFVRVHPAAPGELDCDADNVIGLTKDWGAEFGG
- a CDS encoding ABC transporter ATP-binding protein translates to MALLEAEHVVMRFGGVVALDDASVDIDPGEVTGLIGPNGAGKTTLFNVVTGLLPPTGGSVKFDGIDITRATVAKRSQMGIARTFQKLEAFNTLSAFDNVRVAVEQNHRAKWKHRRVNDVAHEMLGKVGLDEVADVTVGTLPTGSARLVELARALACRPRVLLLDEPSSGLNEEETSSIGQLLLELVADKDNDLAVLLVEHDMSFVMGVCARIHVLDFGKIIAVGTPIEVQADSAVRAAYLGSDEFRGAYVGVDE
- a CDS encoding ABC transporter ATP-binding protein; this encodes MSNESATPLLELVGIRAGYGTIDVLHGVDLRVMPGQVYALLGPNGAGKTTTLGVASGQIQPHAGSVLLDGHEVNGVSPDRLARAGVCLIPEGRGIFPNLTVAENLRMSTYAGVSYKEVQERAFAQFPRLQERRNQMAGTLSGGEQQMLAMSRALSTDPAILMLDELSMGLAPIIVEELYEQVATLAEAGLSILIVEQFAQAVLGVANEAAIMLHGKILRTGPPEEIAEELTAAYLGMS
- a CDS encoding phosphatase PAP2 family protein, coding for MVRQLKLIVAPEIDGNARSWRNFPGQVLIVTVAALIYFGVRMATKGAEVAAFKNAYDLLTFESTLGLDLEAWSQSAVLDYHWLVTFFNWVYIWLHWPVIIGALLLLYHYNRSRYTLMRNAMIVSGALGLVFFAFFPVAPPRFFDGFTDTVTELSTSYKYLQPPSVVNKYAALPSFHVGWNVLACVILFRTVKSIPVRIFAVASPLLMSVAVVLTGNHWVIDGFVGIALAMIGLYVAHRLGWLTRRWQEPATEEGADPTEAGTL
- a CDS encoding ABC transporter permease — translated: MIFGLRRSVVAATLLATLGAVVLAVLTWKGSQVTSESFLVTTYIGLFLGALWAMYATGLVVVYTTTGVFNFAQGAIGVFSAFLYWELHVNRGWHSILALFVVVCLFAPALGVTLDAVIMRRLRTASLVVQLMVTVAIMVLLLSVVGDIWEADTPRRVPYLFGINNGIDLGPSQLPWHRLIVFAVAIAIAVSMRFLLRRTRIGTAMRAVVDNRELAALNGARPNVVSSTSWALGSMMGALGGILIAPELGLDPATLNNVVIIAFAAAAFGALRNLPMAVIGAMLIGLLRAHTGAWLDFGPDFRFAHLAVAPLILLFVVVALPQARLEVGRLAHHLRRHERYTKWWEGLFGCGVVILLAVVFSGGWLDFGIWDPGAWGSRELNSANEAMALALIGLSLVPLIGWAGQINFAPLAFAGFGAFVYLKLAGDTGNGYWILLVGLLCAPLGALVALPAARLRGLYLALMTMAFAQAMSLIFFPHPWVMPIIGTGRQFPHIELFGVTFDDRRGFFLLMVCVFAIFVYGLVLLRRSRYGRRWMAINDSQAASATLGVPVVWTKVVVYAVSASMAGIAGVFWATVSGNVDSVQGFDLLIGFNIVLLVAAAGVSIPMAGIFLIFIPLFKGFGLRLEDAGNVDFLVTLLDIMTTYGPGLMVLGMVFNPRGAIFEMGRGFSPILPWRSDARAEIAAENAQKREPEIGELGLERPFTPEEVIAIDRRLGILDEVVPKEGYGTARS